A single genomic interval of Festucalex cinctus isolate MCC-2025b chromosome 16, RoL_Fcin_1.0, whole genome shotgun sequence harbors:
- the LOC144003836 gene encoding cerebellin-1: protein MTPFQPSWPRLVFFAGLLLVTRWAPPGVRCQNDTEPIVLEGKCLVVCDSTPSAEPSGNALGMSVRSGTGRVAFSAIRNTNHEPSEMSNHTMTIYFDQVLVNVGSHFDPARSLFVAPRKGVYSFSFHVVKVYNRQTIQVSLVLNGWPVISAFAGDQDVTREAATNAGLVIMERGDKAYLKLERGNLMGGWKYSTFSGFLVFPL, encoded by the exons ATGACGCCTTTCCAGCCTTCTTGGCCCCGCCTTGTCTTCTTTGCCGGACTGCTTCTGGTCACCCGCTGGGCGCCACCGGGGGTCCGCTGCCAGAATGATACGGAGCCAATCGTGTTGGAGGGCAAATGTCTGGTGGTGTGCGACTCTACCCCTTCCGCCGAGCCATCGGGAAATGCCCTGGGAATGTCGGTGAGGTCGGGAACGGGCAGAGTGGCGTTCTCGGCCATCCGCAACACCAACCACGAACCTTCGGAGATGAGCAACCACACCATGACCATCTATTTTGACCAG GTCTTGGTGAACGTTGGTAGCCATTTTGATCCTGCCAGGAGTCTCTTTGTGGCTCCAAGAAAGGGAGTCTACAGTTTCAGCTTTCATGTGGTCAAAGTTTACAACAGGCAAACGATACAG GTGAGTTTGGTTCTCAACGGATGGCCGGTGATCTCAGCCTTTGCGGGCGACCAGGATGTGACCCGGGAAGCTGCCACTAACGCCGGCCTGGTGATAATGGAAAGGGGGGACAAGGCGTATCTCAAACTGGAGAGGGGCAACCTGATGGGAGGGTGGAAGTACTCCACTTTCTCCGGATTTCTGGTCTTCCCCTTGTAG
- the LOC144003829 gene encoding E3 ubiquitin-protein ligase TRIM39-like: MAAPAQKQLECPLCEQVLNDPVTTPCGHNFCQACLQRRWGDSEACSCPACDKAFATRPEISVNAAFKQLADTFKRMTVGPSSSPPPRDGEVACDVCAAASLRVRALKSCLVCLTSYCHAHLEAHRSVATLMMHRLIEPAADLRERLCGQHDQLLEMFCRDEEQCVCRFCTESQHKGHHVVHIDEECEERKVQMKTTQADFDQKIQERQNKVEEIENAVKLSKISAANEKTKNKHLFARLIDLAEERRAAVNAEVEQSQRAAEQRADGLVDELRREISELQSRNTELAKLMDTDDHLHLLQRFPSLTSPPTTREWAEISVHPEPCVGTSRRALSQLIADLGSELEGLKTGEMKSMQTYAVDVELDPDTAHPNICLLDNGKRVGHAELLRVVPDNPQRFDPVICVLAKRGYLSGRFYFQVEVGTKTFWDVGVVKESVNRKGLITSKPENGFWTMRLRGGDEYRALDSPSVLLTFDVKPKTVGVFTDYEGGTVSFFDVDAKSHIYTFTGCVFAERIFPFFSPGVCDDGRNSAPLIISNVNEQILVPSPQTDEALTSNALASTQQ; the protein is encoded by the exons ATGGCCGCCCCGGCTCAAAAGCAGTTGGAGTGCCCCTTGTGCGAGCAGGTGCTGAACGACCCCGTGACCACGCCCTGCGGACACAACTTCTGCCAGGCCTGCCTCCAGCGCCGATGGGGCGACAGCGAAGCGTGCAGCTGCCCCGCCTGCGACAAGGCCTTCGCCACCCGTCCCGAAATAAGCGTCAACGCCGCCTTTAAGCAACTGGCTGACACCTTCAAGAGGATGACGGTGGGCCCATCCTCCTCGCCGCCGCCCCGAGACGGCGAGGTGGCGTGCGACGTGTGCGCCGCCGCCTCCCTGCGGGTGCGCGCCCTCAAGTCTTGCCTGGTGTGCCTCACCTCGTACTGCCACGCCCACCTGGAGGCCCACCGCAGCGTGGCCACCTTGATGATGCACAGGTTGATAGAGCCGGCCGCCGACCTGCGGGAGCGTCTTTGCGGGCAGCACGACCAGCTCCTGGAGATGTTCTGTCGGGACGAGGAGCAGTGCGTGTGTCGCTTCTGTACCGAGAGTCAGCACAAAGGTCACCACGTTGTTCACATTGATGAGGAGTGTGAAGAGAGGAAG GTCCAAATGAAGACGACGCAGGCCGACTTTGACCAAAAGATCCAGGAGCGACAAAACAAAGTGGAGGAAATCGAAAATGCTGTAAAACTCAGCAAG ATAAGTGCGGCAAATGAAAAGACGAAGAACAAGCACCTCTTCGCCCGCCTGATCGATTTGGCCGAGGAAAGACGCGCAGCGGTCAACGCCGAGGTTGAGCAGAGTCAGAGGGCAGCCGAGCAGAGGGCCGACGGACTGGTGGACGAGCTGCGGCGGGAAATTTCCGAGCTCCAGTCGAGGAATACGGAGTTGGCGAAGCTGATGGACACGGACGACCATCTGCACCTCCTCCAG AGATTTCCCTCGCTGACGTCGCCGCCCACCACTAGAGAGTGGGCGGAGATTAGCGTGCATCCTGAACCCTGTGTGGGGACGTCAAGAAGGGCGCTGTCTCAATTGATCGCCGACCTTGGGAGTGAGCTGGAGGGCCTGAAGACCGGTG AAATGAAGAGCATGCAGACTTATGCAG TGGACGTAGAGCTGGACCCGGATACCGCCCATCCCAACATTTGCCTGTTGGACAACGGCAAGCGGGTGGGCCACGCCGAGCTGCTGCGAGTTGTGCCCGACAACCCTCAGCGCTTCGACCCGGTCATCTGCGTTTTGGCCAAGAGAGGCTACTTGTCCGGCAGGTTCTATTTCCAG GTGGAGGTGGGGACCAAGACTTTTTGGGACGTGGGTGTGGTCAAAGAGTCAGTAAACAGGAAGGGCCTGATCACCTCCAAGCCTGAGAACGGCTTCTGGACGATGCGTCTGAGGGGCGGCGACGAGTACCGCGCTCTGGACTCACCGTCGGTCCTTCTGACCTTCGACGTCAAGCCGAAGACGGTGGGCGTGTTCACAGATTATGAGGGAGGGACAGTGTCATTCTTTGATGTGGATGCCAAGTCTCACATTTACACCTTCACTGGGTGCGTGTTCGCCGAGAGGATTTTCCCATTTTTTAGTCCCGGAGTTTGTGATGACGGGAGGAACTCCGCGCCGCTGATCATTTCGAATGTAAACGAGCAAATACTTGTCCCTTCACCACAAACTGATGAGGCACTTACTAGCAATGCATTAGCATCAAcacaacagtaa
- the vbp1 gene encoding prefoldin subunit 3 isoform X1, which translates to MVVQLRLVGPRGSHPRSASYDIPRERKNGGREEGRKKEPHPTMAATIDRNAVQAPKKKHLGIPEAVFVEDVDSFMKLPGNEKADSALRKLDEQYQKYKYMEVNLSQKKLRLRNQIPQIRQTLEILRHMQKKKDTTDSMETHFMLADNVYCKASVLPTEKVCLWLGANVMLEYGIDDAEALLEKNLCIASRNLDTLEEDLDFLRDQFTTTEVNMARVYNWDVKRRSRESLLKPGDKS; encoded by the exons ATGGTCGTGCAGTTGCGGCTAGTGGGGCCTAGAGGGAGCCATCCTCGCAGCGCCTCTTATGACATACCGAGGGAAAGAAAGAACGGAGGACGGGAGGAAGGGAGGAAGAAAGAGCCTCACCCCACGATGGCGGCCACCATAGACAGAAATGCCGTTCAGGCACCCAAGAAAAAGCATCTTGGTATACCCGAAGCGGTGTTCGTG GAGGATGTCGACTCGTTCATGAAGCTGCCCGGCAATGAGAAGGCGGACTCGGCACTGAGGAAGCTGGATGAGCAGTACCAAAAGTACAAATACATGGAAGTCAACCTGTCGCAGAAGAAGCTCAG GTTGAGAAACCAGATCCCGCAGATCAGACAGACGCTAGAAATCCTGCGGCACATGCAAAAGAAGAAG GACACCACAGATTCCATGGAGACGCACTTCATGTTGGCCGACAACGTTTACTGCAAGGCCTCGGTACTGCCCACTGAGAAAGTGTGCCTATGGCTCGGA GCAAACGTCATGCTGGAGTACGGCATCGACGACGCCGAGGCCCTGCTGGAGAAGAACCTGTGCATCGCCTCTCGAAATTTGGACACGCTGGAGGAGGACTTAGATTTCCTGCGAGACCAGTTCACCACCACTGAAGTCA ACATGGCACGAGTCTACAACTGGGATGTGAAGAGGAGGAGCAGAGAGAGCCTCCTAAAACCAGGAGACAAGTCTTAA
- the vbp1 gene encoding prefoldin subunit 3 isoform X2 — MAATIDRNAVQAPKKKHLGIPEAVFVEDVDSFMKLPGNEKADSALRKLDEQYQKYKYMEVNLSQKKLRLRNQIPQIRQTLEILRHMQKKKDTTDSMETHFMLADNVYCKASVLPTEKVCLWLGANVMLEYGIDDAEALLEKNLCIASRNLDTLEEDLDFLRDQFTTTEVNMARVYNWDVKRRSRESLLKPGDKS, encoded by the exons ATGGCGGCCACCATAGACAGAAATGCCGTTCAGGCACCCAAGAAAAAGCATCTTGGTATACCCGAAGCGGTGTTCGTG GAGGATGTCGACTCGTTCATGAAGCTGCCCGGCAATGAGAAGGCGGACTCGGCACTGAGGAAGCTGGATGAGCAGTACCAAAAGTACAAATACATGGAAGTCAACCTGTCGCAGAAGAAGCTCAG GTTGAGAAACCAGATCCCGCAGATCAGACAGACGCTAGAAATCCTGCGGCACATGCAAAAGAAGAAG GACACCACAGATTCCATGGAGACGCACTTCATGTTGGCCGACAACGTTTACTGCAAGGCCTCGGTACTGCCCACTGAGAAAGTGTGCCTATGGCTCGGA GCAAACGTCATGCTGGAGTACGGCATCGACGACGCCGAGGCCCTGCTGGAGAAGAACCTGTGCATCGCCTCTCGAAATTTGGACACGCTGGAGGAGGACTTAGATTTCCTGCGAGACCAGTTCACCACCACTGAAGTCA ACATGGCACGAGTCTACAACTGGGATGTGAAGAGGAGGAGCAGAGAGAGCCTCCTAAAACCAGGAGACAAGTCTTAA
- the vbp1 gene encoding prefoldin subunit 3 isoform X3 encodes MKLPGNEKADSALRKLDEQYQKYKYMEVNLSQKKLRLRNQIPQIRQTLEILRHMQKKKDTTDSMETHFMLADNVYCKASVLPTEKVCLWLGANVMLEYGIDDAEALLEKNLCIASRNLDTLEEDLDFLRDQFTTTEVNMARVYNWDVKRRSRESLLKPGDKS; translated from the exons ATGAAGCTGCCCGGCAATGAGAAGGCGGACTCGGCACTGAGGAAGCTGGATGAGCAGTACCAAAAGTACAAATACATGGAAGTCAACCTGTCGCAGAAGAAGCTCAG GTTGAGAAACCAGATCCCGCAGATCAGACAGACGCTAGAAATCCTGCGGCACATGCAAAAGAAGAAG GACACCACAGATTCCATGGAGACGCACTTCATGTTGGCCGACAACGTTTACTGCAAGGCCTCGGTACTGCCCACTGAGAAAGTGTGCCTATGGCTCGGA GCAAACGTCATGCTGGAGTACGGCATCGACGACGCCGAGGCCCTGCTGGAGAAGAACCTGTGCATCGCCTCTCGAAATTTGGACACGCTGGAGGAGGACTTAGATTTCCTGCGAGACCAGTTCACCACCACTGAAGTCA ACATGGCACGAGTCTACAACTGGGATGTGAAGAGGAGGAGCAGAGAGAGCCTCCTAAAACCAGGAGACAAGTCTTAA
- the LOC144003835 gene encoding ras-related protein Rab-39B: protein MEAIWLYQFRLIVIGDSTVGKSCLIRRFTEGRFAQVSDPTVGVDFFSRLVEIEPGKRIKLQIWDTAGQERFRSITRAYYRNSVGGLLLFDITNRRSFQNVHEWLEEARSHVQPHSIVFLLVGHKCDLEAQRQVSRQEAERLAGVYGMRYIETSARDAINVERAFTELTKDIFALVRSGDISIQEGWEGVKSGFVPNVVHSSEEVTKSDRRCLC, encoded by the exons ATGGAGGCCATCTGGCTGTATCAGTTCCGTCTCATCGTGATCGGCGACTCCACGGTGGGCAAGTCGTGTCTGATCCGCCGCTTCACCGAGGGCCGCTTCGCTCAGGTGTCGGACCCCACGGTGGGCGTGGACTTCTTCTCCCGGCTGGTGGAGATCGAGCCGGGCAAGCGGATCAAGTTGCAGATTTGGGACACCGCGGGCCAGGAGCGTTTCAG GTCCATCACTCGGGCGTACTACCGCAACTCGGTGGGAGGGCTGCTCCTGTTCGACATCACCAACCGCCGCTCCTTCCAGAACGTGCACGAGTGGCTGGAGGAGGCCCGCAGTCACGTGCAGCCGCACAGCATCGTCTTCCTGCTGGTGGGCCACAAATGCGACCTGGAGGCCCAGCGGCAG GTGAGCCGCCAGGAGGCCGAGCGGCTGGCGGGGGTGTACGGCATGCGCTACATCGAGACGTCGGCGCGCGACGCCATCAACGTGGAGCGCGCCTTCACCGAGCTGACCAAAGACATCTTCGCCCTGGTGCGCTCCGGAGATATCAGCATCCAGGAGGGCTGGGAGGGCGTCAAGAGCGGCTTCGTCCCCAACGTGGTCCACTCCTCCGAGGAGGTGACCAAGAGCGACCGCCGCTGCCTCTGCTGA
- the LOC144003834 gene encoding ras-related protein Rab-32 isoform X2 translates to MQPQQRLLKVLVIGDLGVGKTSIIKRYVHQVFSQHYRATIGVDFALKVLQWDHATVVRLQLWDIAGQERYGNMTRVYYKEAVGALVVFDMTRISTFQAVLKWKGDLDSKVALSNGRPVPAVLLANKCDQRCLGLCPKLPKLENFSRDYGFVDWFETSAKNIMAVEEARASRSEADGGVLVLPRLDYGAGDRRMSRCSGCSGLKAREKDGN, encoded by the exons ATGCAGCCGCAGCAGCGTCTCCTCAAAGTGCTGGTCATCGGCGACCTGGGGGTGGGCAAGACCTCCATCATCAAGCGCTACGTGCACCAGGTGTTCTCCCAGCATTACCGGGCCACCATCGGCGTGGACTTCGCTCTCAAAGTGCTCCAGTGGGACCACGCCACAGTGGTGCGTCTGCAGCTTTGGGACATAGCCG GACAGGAGAGGTACGGCAACATGACCCGCGTTTACTACAAGGAGGCCGTCGGTGCGCTGGTCGTCTTCGACATGACCCGGATCTCCACCTTCCAGGCTGTCCTCAAGTGGAAAGGAGACCTGGACTCCAAG GTTGCTCTGAGCAACGGGAGGCCGGTTCCGGCTGTCTTGTTGGCCAACAAGTGTGACCAGCGGTGCCTCGGTTTGTGCCCCAAACTCCCCAAATTGGAGAACTTCTCCAGAGATTATGGCTTTGTGGACTGGTTTGAAACCTCAGCCAAG AACATCATGGCGGTTGAGGAGGCGCGCGCATCCAGGAGCGAAGCAGACGGCGGCGTCTTGGTGCTGCCGCGCTTGGACTACGGCGCCGGGGACAGGCGAATGTCCCGATGCTCTGGATGCTCCGGACTCAAGGCCCGAGAGAAAGATGGCAATTGA
- the LOC144003834 gene encoding ras-related protein Rab-38 isoform X1, with protein MQPQQRLLKVLVIGDLGVGKTSIIKRYVHQVFSQHYRATIGVDFALKVLQWDHATVVRLQLWDIAGQERYGNMTRVYYKEAVGALVVFDMTRISTFQAVLKWKGDLDSKVALSNGRPVPAVLLANKCDQRCLGLCPKLPKLENFSRDYGFVDWFETSAKDNTNIDAAILCLVKNIMAVEEARASRSEADGGVLVLPRLDYGAGDRRMSRCSGCSGLKAREKDGN; from the exons ATGCAGCCGCAGCAGCGTCTCCTCAAAGTGCTGGTCATCGGCGACCTGGGGGTGGGCAAGACCTCCATCATCAAGCGCTACGTGCACCAGGTGTTCTCCCAGCATTACCGGGCCACCATCGGCGTGGACTTCGCTCTCAAAGTGCTCCAGTGGGACCACGCCACAGTGGTGCGTCTGCAGCTTTGGGACATAGCCG GACAGGAGAGGTACGGCAACATGACCCGCGTTTACTACAAGGAGGCCGTCGGTGCGCTGGTCGTCTTCGACATGACCCGGATCTCCACCTTCCAGGCTGTCCTCAAGTGGAAAGGAGACCTGGACTCCAAG GTTGCTCTGAGCAACGGGAGGCCGGTTCCGGCTGTCTTGTTGGCCAACAAGTGTGACCAGCGGTGCCTCGGTTTGTGCCCCAAACTCCCCAAATTGGAGAACTTCTCCAGAGATTATGGCTTTGTGGACTGGTTTGAAACCTCAGCCAAG GATAACACCAACATTGACGCGGCCATCTTGTGCCTTGTGAAGAACATCATGGCGGTTGAGGAGGCGCGCGCATCCAGGAGCGAAGCAGACGGCGGCGTCTTGGTGCTGCCGCGCTTGGACTACGGCGCCGGGGACAGGCGAATGTCCCGATGCTCTGGATGCTCCGGACTCAAGGCCCGAGAGAAAGATGGCAATTGA